The Yoonia sp. SS1-5 genome contains a region encoding:
- a CDS encoding class I SAM-dependent methyltransferase: MPLDSRKTYSELTDLYDLMCNDRGHEAKFYASYIDHGRDFLEAGCGTGLLTEQLQMLGYQVFGIDNSKEMLSVCKTRCPDVPTVQADMRDFDLGRKFDLVTIPYNTLSHIMTQADLLKTFQCMQQHCRPGGRFIFSLHHHAPDVHQCTWAGVGVPRFYDKVSGEISTIIRTYEVVAKERRLTMTWNVTCPDTLEIRRRHTIDTRLHSRGDLTAALQEAGFEIEDLFEDENKKPFSDSSRNQVFVAKSVL; the protein is encoded by the coding sequence ATGCCGCTGGATTCACGAAAGACCTATTCAGAACTGACCGACCTATATGATCTTATGTGCAATGATCGTGGGCACGAGGCCAAATTCTATGCAAGCTACATCGACCACGGCCGCGATTTTCTAGAGGCTGGATGCGGTACAGGGCTGTTGACCGAGCAGCTGCAAATGCTCGGCTATCAGGTTTTTGGAATCGATAATTCGAAAGAAATGCTCTCTGTGTGCAAAACGCGGTGCCCGGATGTACCGACTGTGCAGGCCGATATGCGCGATTTCGATCTGGGGCGAAAATTTGATCTGGTGACTATTCCTTACAACACGCTTTCCCATATCATGACACAAGCGGACTTGCTCAAAACGTTTCAATGTATGCAGCAACATTGTAGGCCGGGGGGCCGGTTTATTTTTTCGCTTCATCACCACGCGCCTGACGTTCACCAATGCACTTGGGCGGGCGTTGGCGTTCCACGGTTTTATGACAAAGTATCCGGCGAAATCAGTACGATCATCCGAACCTATGAGGTGGTCGCGAAGGAACGACGCCTGACGATGACGTGGAACGTGACGTGCCCGGACACGTTGGAGATCCGGCGGCGACACACAATCGACACTAGGCTGCATAGCCGGGGTGACCTGACTGCGGCCTTACAAGAAGCTGGTTTCGAAATCGAAGATTTATTTGAGGATGAGAACAAGAAACCATTCTCTGACAGCAGTCGGAATCAAGTATTTGTCGCGAAATCGGTGCTTTGA
- a CDS encoding LysR substrate-binding domain-containing protein, giving the protein MRNIDLTALRSFVAVADTGGVTKAAGLLNLTQSAVSMQLKRLEEALDTALLDRSARTIALSPQGEQLLSYARKMLALNDEIYTKLTATEFEGEIRLGVPHDIVYPVIPKVLQRFAAAYPRVRVSLISSFTSKLQEEFNRGELDVILTTEDMIGPGGRTLLQVPLVWIGAPGGQIWKQRPLRLAFEQRCLFRQFVQRRLDQVGIPWDMAVETTSSRTIEATVSADLAIHAMLEGTEPPHLERIQHSGSLPSLCTLNINMYQADLQDRPYVRDLAKFISDGFLTMRAPVMV; this is encoded by the coding sequence ATGAGGAATATTGATCTAACGGCGCTTCGGTCTTTTGTCGCTGTTGCCGATACCGGGGGCGTGACCAAGGCGGCAGGCTTGCTCAATCTGACGCAGTCCGCCGTGTCGATGCAGCTGAAACGGCTTGAGGAGGCACTGGACACAGCGCTTTTGGATCGGTCGGCGCGGACCATCGCACTATCCCCGCAGGGCGAACAATTACTAAGTTATGCCCGCAAGATGCTCGCGCTGAATGACGAGATTTACACAAAACTGACCGCAACCGAATTTGAGGGCGAGATCAGACTGGGTGTGCCGCATGATATTGTCTATCCGGTGATCCCGAAGGTGTTGCAGCGATTTGCGGCGGCATATCCGCGTGTGCGGGTCAGTTTGATTTCCTCGTTCACCAGCAAGCTGCAGGAAGAGTTTAATCGTGGCGAGCTGGATGTCATTCTGACTACAGAAGACATGATTGGACCGGGCGGGCGGACCTTGCTGCAAGTGCCGCTGGTCTGGATCGGTGCGCCTGGCGGGCAGATCTGGAAGCAACGCCCGCTTCGGCTCGCGTTCGAGCAGCGCTGCCTGTTTCGCCAGTTTGTCCAGCGGCGCCTGGATCAGGTCGGCATCCCATGGGATATGGCGGTCGAGACCACATCGTCACGCACCATCGAAGCCACGGTCAGTGCAGATCTGGCGATCCATGCCATGCTTGAGGGCACAGAACCGCCACATCTGGAGCGGATTCAGCACAGTGGTAGCCTGCCAAGCCTCTGCACGCTGAATATCAACATGTATCAAGCCGACCTGCAGGACCGGCCTTATGTGCGCGATCTGGCAAAATTCATCTCGGACGGTTTTTTGACGATGCGGGCGCCCGTCATGGTTTGA
- a CDS encoding DUF1127 domain-containing protein — protein MTHTDCISAAPAQNRRSVGLLKRLGHYFAVRGQRNGLRKLPPHLLRDIGLTDAEARREVAKPFWDVRETWRD, from the coding sequence ATGACCCATACTGACTGCATATCCGCAGCGCCTGCACAAAACCGACGGTCAGTCGGCCTGCTCAAAAGGCTGGGCCACTACTTTGCGGTCCGCGGGCAGCGCAATGGCCTTCGCAAATTGCCGCCCCACTTGCTGCGCGACATCGGCCTGACCGACGCAGAGGCCCGTCGCGAAGTCGCAAAGCCATTCTGGGACGTCCGTGAAACATGGCGCGACTAA
- a CDS encoding response regulator transcription factor encodes MQSTVVVADSFELMRSGIVHHIEGSAHLDLICECRTGYETLKLCGQPQPDLLLVDIELDGLNGQGLLDRLAVKCPETRGVAMASDTSMLPVVSMLNVGVSGIVPRQASAKDFVHALYSVANGFGFLPVVALNEIVTAQPCFNKTGNIFGLSSRELEVLEYCVDGKSNKLVAHELRISIRTVETHRANIYKKTKCRDMEALKDIARNIVPSKAPKTPAATRKFA; translated from the coding sequence ATGCAAAGCACAGTCGTCGTCGCGGATAGTTTCGAACTGATGAGATCAGGGATCGTTCATCATATTGAAGGTAGCGCGCATCTCGATCTGATATGCGAATGCCGAACGGGATACGAAACGCTTAAGCTTTGTGGTCAACCGCAACCAGATCTGCTGCTCGTTGACATCGAACTTGACGGATTGAATGGGCAAGGTCTGCTTGACAGGCTAGCAGTCAAATGCCCCGAAACAAGAGGGGTGGCAATGGCGTCGGATACATCAATGCTTCCGGTCGTCAGTATGCTTAATGTGGGTGTCAGTGGCATCGTACCACGTCAGGCCAGTGCGAAAGATTTCGTTCACGCACTGTACAGCGTCGCCAACGGTTTTGGATTTCTCCCTGTGGTTGCGCTGAATGAGATTGTGACAGCGCAACCGTGCTTCAACAAGACAGGGAATATTTTTGGGCTTTCTTCTCGCGAGTTGGAAGTTCTAGAATATTGCGTTGACGGAAAATCAAATAAGTTGGTCGCACACGAACTGCGTATCAGCATTCGCACGGTTGAGACACATCGCGCCAACATTTACAAGAAAACGAAATGCCGTGACATGGAAGCGCTCAAAGATATTGCGCGGAACATCGTCCCGTCAAAAGCGCCAAAAACGCCAGCTGCGACCAGAAAGTTTGCGTAA
- a CDS encoding twin-arginine translocation pathway signal, with amino-acid sequence MTTLMFNRRTLLSAGGAIVGAGLFAPAVAQGLAPTPSMRGGSNNYRPGAPIVDRIGGGGFWMTGTVRRAGDGAPLEGQRIQIWAHTTEGHERDPQSHGATLTDANGAFRLEMPQIVPAFGQPHGHLAYDDPEFETVFLRPVMQSAADTTLNADFVLKPV; translated from the coding sequence ATGACGACCTTGATGTTCAATCGCCGCACCCTCCTCTCGGCCGGGGGTGCGATTGTCGGCGCAGGCCTTTTTGCGCCAGCGGTCGCGCAAGGTCTGGCACCCACCCCTTCGATGCGCGGTGGCTCTAACAACTATCGCCCGGGCGCGCCAATCGTTGACCGTATTGGCGGCGGCGGGTTCTGGATGACCGGCACCGTCCGCAGGGCCGGCGACGGCGCCCCGCTGGAAGGGCAACGGATCCAGATTTGGGCGCATACCACCGAAGGGCATGAGCGGGACCCCCAAAGCCATGGCGCGACATTGACCGACGCCAATGGCGCATTTCGTCTTGAAATGCCTCAGATCGTGCCGGCCTTCGGCCAACCCCATGGTCACCTCGCCTATGATGATCCGGAGTTCGAGACTGTATTCCTCCGCCCCGTGATGCAAAGTGCAGCTGATACCACCCTGAACGCCGATTTTGTGCTGAAGCCGGTCTGA
- a CDS encoding FHIPEP family type III secretion protein, producing MNISLAILLLMVAIYIKHPSDFSTFPSVILIGTAFRLALSVGTTRLILADADGGKIIETFGDFVVSGSVVIGLVIFLIITVVQFLVVTKGAERVAEVGARFALDALPGKQMSIDADVRAGNLDPDDAIVKRKQLDRDSQFFGAMDGAMKFVKGDAIAGLIITVINLVGGIAIGVGVHGLDFGDAAATYSLLTIGDGLVAQIPALIMSLVAGMIVTRAVNAENVDLGSDIFRELVADVRVPAMAAGVIFAVGLIPGFPVVAFTGSAILMIVAALGLRRHLRQQEEDAAREEELAAEETDGPAAFSKRMQCRIGTSVAGQVDIDLVNTEIAGMFDQLNSVRGISFLPPQIISDDDAAPDSFVIELDEVPVRQLTVPADSLLVVGEDEVIGLINATPQDIVSVDMLSGPNLWIPSFYGPRLKALNLEIRRKELALAEFVFRIYEQNLGLLFGKPEFETILAELTEVDETTSGEVEESVTRQGLFQVFRYLIEDGVPLRPVALVVDSLSHWSQVNEGAAPEMLAELMRGSMKRQLCRMIAGKGNLLGLAMIDPDLEKLARQELSDLKRSGAMAGVDGLVFDPDITDVLIGKFERLNQAQKHSDGQLAIVVSSDLRRRLQHFLAANRIHIPVLAPHELSPDVTTFPIELLSLDEVESQIDPRVLGRREEAKLFDETNAPVH from the coding sequence ATGAATATATCGCTGGCGATACTTTTGTTGATGGTCGCTATCTATATCAAACACCCGTCTGATTTTTCGACATTTCCATCCGTTATTCTTATTGGCACCGCGTTTCGATTGGCGCTTTCAGTTGGAACCACGCGATTAATTCTCGCCGATGCCGATGGTGGCAAGATTATCGAAACCTTCGGTGACTTTGTCGTTTCCGGCAGTGTTGTCATTGGTCTTGTTATTTTTCTAATCATAACAGTGGTACAGTTCCTCGTTGTAACCAAAGGGGCCGAGCGCGTCGCTGAAGTTGGCGCGCGTTTTGCACTTGATGCTTTGCCTGGAAAACAGATGAGCATCGACGCTGACGTTCGCGCAGGCAATCTTGACCCGGACGACGCGATCGTTAAGCGCAAGCAATTGGACCGCGACAGCCAGTTTTTCGGTGCCATGGATGGCGCGATGAAATTTGTCAAAGGCGATGCAATTGCCGGTCTGATCATCACGGTCATCAACCTTGTCGGTGGCATTGCCATTGGCGTCGGGGTGCATGGGCTTGATTTCGGGGACGCCGCAGCCACCTATTCGCTGCTGACCATCGGGGACGGGCTGGTCGCGCAGATCCCGGCGCTTATCATGTCCCTTGTCGCAGGTATGATCGTGACCCGCGCGGTCAATGCAGAGAACGTTGACCTTGGGTCTGACATTTTCCGGGAACTTGTCGCTGATGTCAGGGTCCCTGCCATGGCCGCCGGGGTCATCTTTGCCGTTGGACTGATACCCGGGTTTCCCGTGGTGGCGTTCACAGGGTCCGCCATATTGATGATCGTTGCGGCACTGGGGCTCCGACGACATTTGCGGCAACAGGAAGAAGACGCCGCACGTGAAGAGGAACTTGCAGCGGAAGAAACCGATGGCCCGGCGGCCTTCAGCAAGCGTATGCAGTGCCGGATTGGTACCAGCGTCGCAGGTCAGGTGGATATCGACCTCGTGAACACCGAAATCGCCGGCATGTTCGATCAACTTAACAGCGTCCGCGGCATTTCCTTCCTGCCGCCGCAAATCATCAGCGACGATGATGCCGCCCCCGATTCATTTGTTATCGAACTGGATGAAGTCCCGGTGCGGCAACTCACCGTTCCTGCCGATTCTCTTTTGGTTGTTGGTGAAGATGAAGTCATCGGGCTGATTAACGCCACGCCCCAAGATATCGTCAGCGTTGATATGCTGTCGGGCCCCAATCTGTGGATCCCGTCATTCTACGGGCCGCGCCTGAAAGCGCTCAACCTTGAAATCCGTCGTAAGGAATTGGCTTTGGCCGAGTTTGTCTTCCGGATTTATGAGCAGAATCTCGGCCTGCTCTTCGGCAAACCCGAGTTCGAGACAATACTTGCTGAATTAACCGAGGTTGATGAAACCACCAGTGGCGAAGTTGAGGAGTCTGTGACGCGACAAGGGTTGTTCCAGGTCTTCCGCTATCTGATCGAGGATGGCGTACCACTCCGCCCCGTCGCTCTCGTGGTTGATTCCCTATCTCACTGGTCGCAGGTCAATGAAGGGGCGGCGCCAGAGATGCTCGCCGAACTTATGCGCGGTTCGATGAAACGCCAGCTGTGCCGCATGATTGCAGGAAAGGGAAATCTGCTTGGACTTGCCATGATCGACCCAGACTTGGAGAAGCTTGCGCGCCAGGAGCTTTCAGACCTGAAACGTAGTGGCGCGATGGCCGGGGTTGATGGGTTGGTTTTTGATCCCGACATTACTGACGTCCTGATCGGCAAGTTCGAACGCTTGAACCAAGCGCAAAAGCACAGCGACGGCCAATTGGCGATTGTCGTGTCGTCAGACCTGCGCCGCCGGCTACAACATTTCCTCGCAGCCAACCGGATACATATTCCGGTACTCGCCCCGCATGAGCTATCGCCTGATGTCACCACCTTTCCTATCGAGCTGTTGTCGCTCGATGAGGTTGAGTCGCAAATTGACCCGCGCGTTCTTGGACGTCGTGAAGAAGCGAAACTGTTTGATGAAACGAACGCGCCGGTTCACTAG
- a CDS encoding Bax inhibitor-1/YccA family protein, whose translation MAQYETVRTVGGVRTAAIDEGLRAHMNKVYGTMSVGMLITFAVAWAVGTSDALLGIFRDPITLQPNILGWIVMFAPLAMVFGFGAMINRFSAAAAQTFFYAFAAVMGLSMAWIFVAFTGFSIAQVFLITSIAFAGLSLYGYTTKKDISGWGSFLIMGVIGLVVAMIVNIFLQSPAIMFAISILGVLIFAGLTAYDTQKIKNDYIAHAAHGDQEWLAKSAIMGALNLYLDFINMFMFLLQLLGNRE comes from the coding sequence ATGGCTCAATACGAGACAGTACGTACGGTCGGTGGCGTCCGCACCGCTGCCATTGACGAGGGTCTTCGCGCCCACATGAACAAGGTCTACGGCACGATGTCCGTGGGTATGTTGATCACTTTTGCTGTTGCATGGGCGGTTGGTACATCCGACGCATTGCTTGGTATATTCCGTGATCCGATCACATTGCAGCCGAATATTCTGGGCTGGATCGTCATGTTCGCGCCGCTTGCCATGGTTTTCGGCTTTGGCGCAATGATCAACCGCTTCTCGGCAGCTGCGGCGCAAACGTTCTTTTACGCGTTTGCTGCAGTCATGGGTCTGTCCATGGCCTGGATTTTTGTTGCCTTCACAGGTTTCTCGATCGCGCAGGTCTTTCTGATCACATCAATCGCCTTCGCGGGGCTTAGCCTGTACGGATACACGACTAAAAAAGACATTTCCGGTTGGGGTTCCTTCCTCATCATGGGTGTGATCGGCCTGGTAGTGGCGATGATCGTCAACATCTTCCTGCAGTCGCCTGCGATTATGTTCGCGATATCGATCCTGGGTGTTCTGATCTTCGCGGGGCTGACAGCCTACGACACGCAGAAAATCAAGAATGATTACATCGCCCATGCCGCACATGGCGATCAGGAATGGCTTGCGAAGTCTGCAATCATGGGTGCGCTGAACCTGTATCTGGATTTCATCAACATGTTCATGTTCCTGCTGCAGCTTCTGGGGAACAGAGAGTAA
- a CDS encoding helix-turn-helix transcriptional regulator — MPKQARGDDFANAVTAAQYGYAYLPLELMREFVKSRKHLTRTGNIFGLSPREVEILEATISGMSTKNVAETLNISVRTVETHRNSIYKKTSCRDHKELAELIGVG; from the coding sequence ATGCCCAAGCAGGCGAGGGGTGATGATTTTGCAAATGCAGTTACGGCGGCGCAGTATGGTTATGCATATCTCCCATTGGAATTGATGCGTGAATTTGTAAAGTCGCGCAAACATCTGACGCGTACGGGGAATATTTTCGGCCTGTCTCCGCGAGAGGTAGAGATATTGGAGGCGACAATCAGTGGGATGTCGACAAAGAATGTCGCGGAGACGCTGAATATCAGTGTTCGCACGGTTGAGACCCATCGCAACAGTATTTACAAGAAGACATCCTGCCGAGACCACAAAGAGCTTGCGGAGCTCATTGGGGTAGGTTGA
- a CDS encoding response regulator transcription factor gives MDDAKVKVIVADSHEIVRDGIADRIREVCDGEIVGSAEDGYTLLKLCRKESSDIVIMDINLTRPSGKEVLVRIQSMHPEIKVIILSSDSSVTNAFLFFRKGRRLSCPSRRGVMILQMQLRRRSMVMHISHWN, from the coding sequence ATGGATGATGCTAAGGTAAAGGTTATTGTGGCGGACAGCCATGAGATTGTACGTGATGGAATTGCAGATCGAATTCGCGAGGTCTGCGACGGTGAAATAGTCGGAAGTGCAGAGGATGGTTATACACTACTGAAACTCTGTCGGAAGGAGTCATCTGATATTGTTATCATGGACATCAACCTTACCCGCCCATCCGGAAAAGAAGTGCTCGTCCGAATTCAGTCAATGCACCCAGAAATAAAGGTCATTATCCTATCATCTGACTCGTCGGTCACCAATGCTTTTTTGTTCTTTCGAAAGGGGCGGCGGCTTTCATGCCCAAGCAGGCGAGGGGTGATGATTTTGCAAATGCAGTTACGGCGGCGCAGTATGGTTATGCATATCTCCCATTGGAATTGA
- a CDS encoding IS481 family transposase, producing the protein MTSIQEKIIKPKLGLLELAKQLGSVSQACKVMGYSRDSFYRFRELYDQGGEEALMDLSRRKPVMKNRVPEHVEKAVIELAIDNPALGQKRASWELQQKGIMVSSSGVRSIWLRNDLETMKKRLKALEARAAQEGILLTEDQLAALEKAKAKKEAHGEIESHHPGYLGSQDTYYVGTMKGVGRIYQQTFVDTYARVAICKLYTEKTAITAADLLNDRVIPFFAEHEISLLRVLTDRGTEYCGKVENHAYQLYLAVEDVDHTRTKANSPQTNGICERFHRTIKDEFYDIAFRKKLYRSVEELQADLDAWLAKYNEQRPHSGRHCYGKTPMQTFRETLHIAVEKTIKTHDQSDSAQPVLSVAS; encoded by the coding sequence ATGACAAGTATTCAAGAGAAGATCATCAAGCCGAAGCTGGGGCTGTTGGAACTGGCCAAACAGCTCGGAAGCGTGTCGCAGGCCTGCAAAGTGATGGGTTATTCGCGGGACAGCTTTTACCGGTTCAGAGAACTTTACGATCAGGGTGGCGAAGAAGCCCTGATGGATCTCAGCCGCCGCAAGCCGGTGATGAAAAACCGCGTGCCAGAACATGTCGAGAAGGCGGTCATCGAACTGGCCATCGACAACCCGGCTCTGGGTCAGAAACGGGCGTCGTGGGAGCTGCAGCAGAAAGGCATCATGGTGTCATCGTCGGGCGTCCGGTCGATCTGGCTGCGTAATGATCTGGAAACCATGAAAAAGCGCCTCAAGGCCCTGGAGGCCCGTGCCGCCCAAGAGGGTATCTTGCTCACCGAGGATCAGTTGGCCGCGCTGGAAAAAGCCAAGGCCAAGAAAGAAGCCCATGGCGAGATCGAGAGCCACCACCCTGGCTATCTGGGCAGCCAGGACACCTATTATGTGGGCACAATGAAGGGCGTCGGACGCATTTATCAACAGACCTTTGTCGATACCTATGCCCGCGTGGCGATCTGCAAGCTCTACACTGAAAAGACGGCAATCACCGCGGCCGACTTGCTGAACGACCGCGTGATCCCGTTCTTTGCAGAGCATGAGATCAGCCTGCTGCGCGTCCTGACAGACCGGGGCACGGAATACTGTGGCAAGGTCGAGAACCACGCCTACCAGCTTTATCTGGCCGTCGAGGACGTGGACCACACCCGAACCAAGGCCAATTCTCCGCAAACAAACGGCATCTGCGAGCGGTTCCATCGCACCATCAAGGATGAGTTCTACGACATCGCATTCCGCAAGAAACTGTATCGGTCAGTCGAAGAGTTGCAGGCCGATCTGGATGCGTGGCTGGCAAAGTACAACGAACAGCGGCCACATTCGGGACGTCACTGCTATGGCAAAACACCTATGCAGACCTTCCGCGAAACGCTACACATCGCTGTCGAGAAGACGATCAAAACGCACGACCAATCGGACAGTGCGCAACCCGTTCTCAGCGTCGCAAGCTGA
- a CDS encoding response regulator transcription factor, with product MKNTVIVADRYALMRDGITRKIEESKQLQLVGECETASEVVAACMRAKPDLLLLDADLDGADGACLLERVCQASPTTKIVIMTMDNSMVTIIGMLTRGAVGFVPKQAAARDFIYALCGAVGGFGTLPVGALNEIVAAQPGFNKNGNIFGLSGREVEVLQCVVQKTPNQNIARRLDISIRTVETHRANIFKKTKCRDLNTLKDILAMIPDDESIEPGNQTRTQAATQR from the coding sequence TTGAAAAATACTGTTATCGTTGCTGATCGCTATGCGTTGATGCGTGATGGCATCACGCGCAAGATCGAGGAGTCTAAGCAACTCCAACTTGTCGGCGAGTGCGAGACGGCGTCAGAGGTTGTTGCCGCCTGCATGCGGGCGAAGCCGGACTTGCTCCTGTTGGACGCGGACCTCGACGGCGCGGATGGCGCCTGTCTTCTGGAGCGTGTTTGCCAGGCCAGCCCAACAACAAAAATTGTGATCATGACAATGGACAACTCAATGGTGACCATAATCGGCATGTTGACCAGAGGCGCAGTAGGTTTCGTGCCCAAGCAAGCGGCTGCACGCGACTTCATCTATGCACTATGCGGTGCGGTCGGCGGATTTGGCACTTTACCGGTCGGCGCCTTGAATGAAATCGTTGCGGCACAGCCAGGGTTCAACAAGAACGGTAATATCTTTGGCCTTTCTGGGCGGGAGGTTGAAGTATTGCAATGTGTTGTCCAGAAGACCCCTAATCAGAATATCGCGCGGCGGCTTGATATCAGCATTCGAACGGTCGAAACGCATCGCGCAAACATATTCAAAAAAACGAAATGTCGCGATCTGAACACGCTCAAAGATATCTTGGCGATGATCCCTGATGATGAGAGTATCGAACCGGGTAACCAGACGCGGACACAAGCCGCAACGCAACGGTAA
- a CDS encoding SdrD B-like domain-containing protein → MPAQHIVFSTHLDDDIIFMNNDIYDAIARGEAVTSVYLVTGDRVREAGIKAAYAVMADADDWVDETVTIDGNQIASSYLASAPDVRLYFLRFPDQGSGNAISAQLWDEVINTATTEDGVTYSRDSLVDMLTAIMTVHQPDNILTHARESAVLGGDHGEHAHYAEFVWAARENYTTSHDVDEYVGYGVAGLPVNVTDEDLARKTEVFEAYGAFDTNALNIPVFRDWLQRQYYVGPDGTPVADDWDIRDTLPMPDASVSGRYFIDENANGLEDVGEAGVAGANVYLYDDTTYRVVATTITDADGLYQFADVDPAPRYAVFFERPQDIASLSGSYAFTNGNSGDDDRIDSDVRSRIADGRGEVDRFALAAHEAVTDVDAGLVQTAPPPPPPPPVEDGTFAAQYFDVGSVSSLDQINFAATPVHSEQVAYIQYANSRGSFWAGGEVDTFAARITGTVDVPEQGSYTFYLRSDDGSQLSINGQVVIGNDGLHGLREQSATLDLDAGQATIEVLYFENRGHAGLELDWAGPGLSGRTAVTASDGDAPPPPPPPVNPDAMNDTFIITDDTWNVAGNVLDNDTGDGLELVDAFHGFINGSYVALFANGDIRLSQRGQFDDLAPGESRTISLDYTIQDANGSRDTATIDLVITDDFGFV, encoded by the coding sequence ATGCCCGCGCAACACATCGTGTTTTCCACGCACCTTGATGACGATATCATTTTTATGAACAACGACATCTACGACGCGATCGCGCGCGGCGAAGCTGTCACATCTGTCTATCTGGTCACAGGCGACCGCGTGCGCGAGGCCGGGATCAAGGCCGCATATGCCGTTATGGCAGACGCCGATGATTGGGTGGATGAAACCGTCACAATAGACGGAAACCAAATTGCCAGTTCTTATCTGGCCAGTGCGCCCGATGTCCGGCTCTATTTTCTGCGGTTTCCTGATCAGGGTTCGGGCAATGCGATTTCCGCCCAGCTATGGGACGAGGTGATCAATACGGCCACCACAGAAGACGGCGTTACCTACAGCCGCGACAGCCTGGTCGATATGTTGACCGCAATCATGACGGTGCATCAGCCCGACAATATCCTGACCCATGCGCGCGAAAGCGCCGTATTGGGTGGTGATCACGGCGAACACGCGCATTATGCAGAATTCGTCTGGGCTGCCCGCGAAAACTACACCACCAGCCACGACGTTGACGAATATGTCGGATACGGCGTTGCAGGCCTTCCTGTAAACGTGACCGACGAAGACTTGGCCCGCAAGACCGAGGTTTTCGAGGCATATGGTGCCTTTGACACCAATGCGCTGAACATCCCCGTCTTTCGCGACTGGTTGCAGCGCCAGTATTACGTAGGCCCTGACGGGACCCCCGTCGCGGATGACTGGGACATCCGCGACACCTTGCCTATGCCGGATGCGTCCGTTTCCGGCCGTTACTTTATTGATGAGAACGCAAACGGGCTGGAAGACGTCGGTGAAGCAGGTGTCGCAGGGGCCAATGTCTATCTATATGATGATACGACCTATCGGGTTGTCGCGACGACCATCACCGATGCCGATGGCCTTTATCAATTTGCGGATGTGGACCCGGCGCCGAGATATGCCGTCTTCTTCGAAAGGCCGCAGGATATTGCCTCGCTCAGCGGGTCCTATGCGTTTACCAACGGCAATTCCGGCGATGACGACAGGATCGACTCGGACGTGCGCAGTAGAATCGCCGATGGACGTGGCGAGGTTGATCGGTTCGCCCTTGCCGCCCATGAAGCGGTCACAGATGTTGACGCGGGTCTCGTGCAAACCGCGCCGCCCCCGCCGCCACCGCCACCCGTCGAGGATGGAACTTTCGCCGCCCAGTATTTTGACGTGGGTTCGGTCAGTAGCCTTGACCAGATCAATTTCGCCGCCACTCCCGTCCACAGCGAGCAGGTTGCCTATATTCAATACGCCAATAGCAGGGGCAGCTTTTGGGCCGGTGGCGAGGTCGACACCTTTGCCGCCCGCATCACCGGCACTGTCGACGTTCCGGAACAGGGTAGCTACACCTTTTATCTTCGTTCCGACGACGGCTCGCAGTTGTCAATCAATGGTCAGGTCGTGATTGGAAACGACGGTTTGCATGGGTTGCGCGAGCAATCGGCGACGCTCGACCTTGATGCAGGTCAGGCGACAATCGAGGTGCTCTATTTCGAGAATCGCGGCCATGCAGGGCTGGAACTGGATTGGGCAGGTCCGGGGCTTTCAGGGCGCACGGCGGTCACGGCCAGCGATGGCGACGCGCCCCCACCCCCACCGCCGCCGGTCAACCCGGACGCGATGAATGACACGTTCATCATTACCGACGACACTTGGAACGTGGCCGGCAACGTTCTGGACAACGATACCGGCGACGGCCTGGAATTGGTTGATGCGTTCCACGGTTTCATCAACGGGTCCTATGTCGCGCTCTTCGCCAATGGCGATATTCGGCTGTCGCAACGGGGTCAGTTCGATGATCTGGCACCGGGCGAAAGCCGGACCATATCGCTTGACTACACCATCCAGGATGCCAACGGGTCGCGCGATACCGCCACAATTGACCTCGTCATCACTGACGATTTCGGCTTCGTCTAA